AAGGAAGCCGTGGTGCGGAAATTTGGATGGATCATTTTTATTTTGAGGGGGCGGCAACCATCGTAACTCTTATTACGGTGGGGAAACTTCTGGAGGCCATTTCCAAAGGGAAGACGACAACCGCGCTTGTTTCCCTGATGAAGCTTTCTCCCAAGACGGCTACAATTCTGGTGGACGGCGTGGAAAAGGTTGTTCCGGTGGAGGAACTTGCTGTAGACGACCTGTTTGTGGTAAAGCCTGGAGAAAGTATTCCTGTAGACGGGGTTGTACTAGAGGGTTTTTCTGCGGTGAATGAGTCTGCCTTGACTGGGGAAAGCCTTCCGGTGGAAAAGTCCGTAGGGGATTCAGTCTGTTCTGCAACCATGAACTTGTCGGGGTTCTTGAAATGCCGTGCAGTACGGGTGGGTAATGATACAACCCTTTCCCAGATTATTCAGCTGGTAAGCGATGCCGCAGCTACGAAAGCCCCAATTTCAAGAATTGCGGATAAGGTGGCTGGAGTATTTGTTCCTGCAGTAATTGGTGTGGCCTTGGTAACCTTTGTGGTTTGGAATCTTGTGGGGGCTGAATTTGGATTTGCCTTGGCTAGGGCCATTGCTGTTCTGGTGATAAGCTGCCCCTGTGCCTTGGGACTTGCAACTCCTGTGGCGATTATGGTTGGAAACGGCATGGGTGCTAGAAATGGGATTCTATTCAAGTCTTCTGCCGCATTAGAAATCACGGGACGAACTGAAATTGTAGCCTTGGATAAGACGGGAACTATAACCAAGGGTGAGCCTAAAGTTACGGATATGATGCCTGCCCAGATTTCTGTGGATGAATTGTTGCAGGTGGCAAAGGCTCTCGAACGCCATAGCGAACATCCCTTGGCGAAGGCGATTATGGATTGTCCGTATTCAGATGGCTTGGTTGAAAAATCTGGATTTGAGGTAAATCAATTTGAAAATTTGCCGGGCAATGGATTGAAGGGATTTTTGCAGGTTGATTCTGGAAGGAGTGAAGAAGTCCTGGCTGGAAGTTTGGCCTTTATTACTAAGAAGGTGAATGTTCCTGCCAAGTTCAGAACTGCGGCCAATGATCTTTCTGAAAAAGGCAAGACCCCTTTGCTGTTCTCTAGGGATGGAAAATTCCTGGGGATTATTGCTGTGATGGATACCCTTAAGGATGATAGCCGGCAGGCTATTGAGGAGTTGAAGGGGATGGGTGTTCATGTGGTTATGCTTACTGGCGACAACAGGCGTACCGCCAATGCCATTGCAGAGCAGGCTGGAGTTGATGAAGTGGTAGCTGGAGTCACGCCAGAAGGAAAAGAGGGTGTTATCCAGAAACTTCGGGAATGGGGCAAGGTGACTATGGTGGGGGATGGCATCAATGATGCTCCGGCGCTTACTCGGGCTGATGTGGGAATTGCCATCGGGGCCGGTTCCGACATAGCAATTGATGCAGCCGATGTGGTGCTTGTCAGGAATAGCTTGCTGGATGTTCCTGGGGCAATTCGTCTTAGCCGGGCGACCATCAGAAATATTCATGAAAATCTTTTCTGGGCGTTCATCTACAACGTTATAGGGATTCCCTTGGCGGCAGGTTGTTATTATAAGCTGTTCGGCTGGAGTCTAAATGCATCCTTTGCGGCTCTCGCAATGAGTCTATCTAGTTTCTGCGTAGTGTCCAATGCCTTGCGATTGAACTGGGTGAAAGTGAAATGCTCCCGCAAGGACAAGAAAATAGGGAAGGCTTTCCCTAAGTGCATACTTCCTGTGGATTCTGTTGAGGAAAACGCTGAAGTCGTTGAAACAGAGGTTGAATCCGGAATTGCTACGGAACGCGATTTTGCTACGGAACGGACTTTCAAGGTAGAGGGCATGATGTGTTCCCATTGTGAAGGCGAAGTCCGGAAAGCACTGGAAGCCATAACAGGAGTTGTGTCTGCAAGGGCTGACCACAGGGCTGCATCGGTGTGTGTGACGTTCTGTGAAAACGTTCCGCTGGATACTATTAAAGAGGCTGTCATTAAGGCCGGCTATGAATTTTTAGGATAGCATTTTCCTAAATTTGGGCCAGCAATGTCGCAGTTCATCAAAAGATTCAACAAGTTCCTGGTAGTCAACGGCTATATGCCGAAGATTTTCCTGGCGGCGTGGATTGGATTTGTGACTGGCCTGGTGGCAGTGGCTTTCCATTATAGCTTGGGCCTTGCCACCCACTTGGTTCGAATTCCCTGGACAGGGGAGAATGCTTTACCCTGGTGGACTTTTGCCATAATGCCTGCTATTGGCGGGTTGATTGTGGGCGTCATCATCTATGTTATCGCCAAGGCTCCCGAAACGGCGGGGCAGGGTACCGACAACATGATCAAGTCGTTCCATCACGAGGGTGGCAAGATTCGTAAGCGCGTTGCTCCAGTTAAGTTCTTGACCAGCATTATTACCTTGGCCACTGGCGGTAGCGCCGGCTACGAAGGACCCATTTCCCAGATTGGTTCTGGGGTGGCCTCCACGGTTTGTCATGGTTTTAAGATGCCTCAGTCTCTGCGTCGACAGTTTACCTTGGCGGGAACTGCAGCTGGCTTGGGTTCCATATTTAAGGCTCCGCTGGCGGGTGCGTTGACCTCTGTGGAGGTTCTTTACCGCGAAGACTTTGAATCCAACGCGTTTGCAACTTCTATTGTTTCTTCTGTTGTCGCTTTTACGGTGTATATAGCCTTTGTGGGAACGGAGCCTGCCATTGCGGGTGTTCCTGTGTTCCCTTTTGCAAATACGGTGGAACTGATTTGCTGCGCCCTCCTTGGAATTTTATGTTTCCCGTTTTCCTATTTGTATGTGCGCTGCTATAGTGAATCCGAGACTCGCTTTGCCCGCTGGAATGTGCCCAATTGGATTAAACCTGCTATTGGCGGCCTGATGATTTCTGTAATTGTGCTGGCTTACCCCGAAGTGGCTGGTGGCGGTTTTGAATTCATCGGCGAAGTGATGGGGGCCATGATGCCTCATTCCATTTGGGGGGTCTTATTGCTGCTGGGTATTGTGCTGGCAAAGATCGTGGCAACGGGTCTTACCGTAGGTTCTGGCGGCTCGGGCGGTGTTTTTGGCCCGTCTCTATTTATCGGTGGTGTGCTGGGAGCGGCTTTTGCAGGTGCGTGTGAACTGATTGCTCCCGATGCCATACGTGAACCGGAAATGTTTATTTTGGTTGGAATGGCGGCGTTCTTTGCAGGGGCGGCCAAGGCTCCCATCGCAGGTGTGGTCATGGTTTGCGAAATGACGGGTAGCTACAGCTTGCTTCCGGGTCTTCTCATCGCTGCCGTGATGCATATTGCCTTCTCTAGACCTTGGAGTATTTACAAGAGCCAGGTCCAGAACAAGTTCGCATCTCCAGCCCATCGTGGGGATATGGATGTAGATGTTCTTCGCGTGACCGCAGTGGGGGACGTTATTGAACATTGCGAAATGAAGACGCTTCGTGCAGAAGATTCCTTGGGGGATGTGCTGAAGGATATTGAAGTGGATTACGTTTATCCTGTTTACGAGGGGACCTCTCGAACACCAGCAGGTTTATCTGTAGCCCATGAACAAACGGGGAATTACATAGGGCTTTTGGATATGTCCATTGTGAAGAACGCCTACATTTCTTCACCGGACTTGATTCAGCATCTGTTGATTTCTGACTGTACGGTGAAGGCTCCCATGCTCATTGATACCATGGATCTGCATTCCGCCTTGAATATCTTTATCCGCACCTCGATAAACGAATTGTGCGTGAAGAATCACAAGGGCGAAGTTATTGGCGTTTTAAGCCATAGCGCGATTTTTAAGGCTTACGACAAGATTGTAAAACAGGAAATTGCTTAGCCCAGTTCTTTTACGGCATTCAAATAATCGCTAAGGTTTCTGGCCTTGGCGATTTTCTTTATGGTACGTTTGGGTATGTCTGATTGGCCGCGGGAGGGGTCCTGCGCAGCTTCTACGGCGTAAGTCCAGAAGGGGCGAATCTTGTCCAGGACTTGGGCGTCGCCTTGGAGGCGCTTGCGGTAATCTTCTAGAATGGAGTTGTGGATTTTCAGAAGCGCTTGGAGTGGGGCTGAATCGCTAGTTTCCTTGGATTGGTATTGCGTTGCCAATGCGGGATTGGCCAGCAGGCCGCGGCCGATCATGATTCCTTTGAGGTTTGGAAAGCGGTCTGCGATGGCCTGAATATCTTTAATGCAGGTGATGTCGCCGTTGAAGATTACGGGATGTTTGCATCCTTCGTAGAACCTCTGGAAGGCGTCGAAATCAAGAGCACCCTTGTACTGCTGGACGCCTAACCGCGGGTGCATGGTAATGTGGGTGAGAGTCGCTTCGTTCAACAGGGGCAGCAGGGCGAGGCATTCCTCGGGGGAGGTGTATCCTAGACGCATCTTGATGCTGAATTTTAAGGGCGCGCGATTTGTTACTTCCTCTAGAATTTCGCGGACGATTTCAACTCGCGGGAGCAGCCCGGAACCGCGGCCAGATTTCGCCTGCATAGGGAAGGGGCAGCCCATGTTGATGTCAATCTGCGGGAATACTTCGTCGGGGGCAAATCCGCAGTCCTGTTTCAGCTTTTGGATAGCGTCTACAAGAATGCAAAATTCAGAGGTATCGCGACAAATAACTTGAGGCACGACGTTGTAGAAACGAGGGGCTTCTTCATCGCTTGTATTGTACGCCTGGTTCTCGCAATGGCAGGTGTTGGTTTGCCTGCTCTTTATAAAATCCAGGTCTTGCTGTAGATCCCGCAGTTCCTTGGCTCGGGCTTCCCCTTTTTCCACTCGGAGGAAGGGGGTGTAATAAGCGGAGATTCCTCCGGCATACAAAAAATGCGCTTGGCGGTAAGCGCATTCAGTAAAACCCTGTAGGGGAGCAAAGTGTACGGGCAAAATCTTACGACTCATGGTAAAAACCATAGCCTATTAAGAACAGCGCAGCACCTGACCCGGGCGGATCATGTTGCCCTTGATCTTGTTCAGCTGCTTAAGACGGGTAATGGAAATTCCGTACTTGCGTGCGATTTTACCCAGGCAGTCGCCACGACGAACCTTGTAGTAGCGGTGCTTGGAAAGTTCTTTTTGGTATTCGTCTTCCACAGCCTGAATTTGAGACTGCTCGATTTCAGTATTGGCAGCCAAGTAAGTGCCTTCCTGGAAATTGAAGACGGTTGTAGGGTCGATGTAGACGCCGTTGTACTTCATTTCGAAGTGCAGGTGTGCGCCGAAAGAACGACCTGTGTTGCCGCCAATACCGATGGTATCGCCGGCCTGGACTTCGTCACCGATGTTCACCTTCCAGCTGGCTAAATGAGCGTAAAGGGTTGTAAGGCCGTTGCCGTGATCAATAATGACGTACTTACCATAACCGCGACGGCGGCCCTGGTTGCGAACCAGCTTGACTTTGCCCGGGAATGCCGCCACGATGGTGCGGTCTTCGCCATGGCACAGGCCCAGGTCTACGCCACGATGCATGCGGTAGGTGCGGATTCCGTATGGCCCTGCAATGCGGCGGCTTTCTGTGGGAATCACGGCCTTGGTCATGTCCAGAACAAGCTTGCTGCTATTGTCGGTTGCAGAGGAATCTGCAGGACCCATGGCAGCGGCCAGTTCTGCGTCAGCTTCTTCCTGGGACATTTCCTTTTCGTCGTCGGCCTCGGTGCTGTCGGCTTCGGATTCTGCAATGGCCACTTCATCTGTTTTTTGGCTGTCGACTACATTCTGATTAGAACCTTCCTGAACTACAGATTCTGTATCTGTAGCGGCGACTGCATTTTCAGTAATAGGGGAGGCTGCAATTTCAGATGCGGGAGCGTCTATGTTGCCAGCATCCACGGAGTCGATGGCCGGATTGCCAGAAAATTCGCTTTCGGTAATGGAATCCGGTTTGGCAATTTCTGCGATAGTTTTGACTTCTGTGACTTGCGGTTCTGTATTGGTCATCTGCGGGATGGCCTGGGTGTCGTTGGCCCACAGGGTCAGCGGCAGGATACAGAGTGTAACGATCGTCTTTAAATTCATGATAGTGGAGCCAAAGATACATTTTTACATGCCATTTGTCATTACCGCGGTCTTTATAAAAAGAACTTAAAAAAGAACTGCGCTCCTCAACCTCAATTTTTCACCAATAATTCACAAATCAAAACCTCTCATAATTCGTAATTCATAACTCATAATTACTATATTTGCGTGCCGTCAGGGCCTATCATCCAGGTAGGTTCCTAGTCCGGCCAAAGGATATGCCTGCAAAGTTCAGGTTCGGCCGAAAAAGGATATAAAAATGGCAAAGAAAGTTCAAGACGCCCTCAAAGACATCATTTCCCTCTGCAAGCGCCGCGGTTTCATTTTCCCGGGTTCCGAAATTTATGACGGCCTGGCCAACACTTGGGACTACGGTCCGTACGGTGTTGAACTGAAGCGCAACATCAAGAACCTCTGGTGGAAGAAGTTCGTTACCAGCCGTAAGGATGTGTTGGGCCTCGACAGTTCTATTCTCTTGAACCCCCGCGTTTGGAAGGCTTCTGGCCACGTGGGTAACTTCTCTGACCCCCTGGTTGACTGCCTTGCTTGCCATGAACGTTTCCGCGCCGACCACCTGCTTGAAGAAAAGCTGGGTGACGGCTGCTGCGCCGGCAAGAACTTTGACCAGATTGCCGAAATGATGGTGGAAAACAAAATCGAATGCCCGAGCTGCGGCAAGACCGAATTCACCAAGCCCCGCGCATTTAACCTCATGTTCCAGACCGAAATCGGCGTTATCGAAGGTGAAGGTAATAAGGTTTACCTCCGTCCGGAAACCGCTCAGGGTATCTTCGTTGACTTCAAGAACATCGTTGACAACGTCCGCCCCCGCATCCCGTTTGGCGTAGGTCAGATCGGTAAGTCTTTCCGTAACGAAATTACCCCGGGTAACTTCATCTTCCGTACCCGCGAATTCGAACAGATGGAATTGGAATTCTTCTGCGAACCGGGCACCGAACTTGATTGGTACAACTTCTGGCGTAAGTACTGCTTCAACTGGCTCATCAAGGATCTGGGCGTGAACGAATCCAAGCTCCGCCTCCGCGAACATGCCAAGGAAGAACTTTCCCACTACTCTAACGGTACCACCGACGTCGAATACGAATTCCCGTTCGGTTGGGGCGAACTGTGGGGTATCGCAAGCCGTACCAACTTCGACTTGACTGCACACCAGAACGAATCCAAGGTTAAGCAGGAATACAACGACCAGGTGAACAACAAGCGCTATGTGCCTTACGTTGTGGAACCGTCTCTCGGTGTGGAACGTCTCTTGCTCGTTCTCCTCTGCGACGCTTACGAAGTCCAGAAGCTCGAAAACGACGAACGTACCGTTCTCCACTTCGACCCGAAGGTTGCTCCGGTGAAGGTTGCCGTTCTGCCTCTCGTCAAGAAGGGCCAGGTCAAGGCTAAGGCCGAAGAACTTTACGAACAGCTGCTCCAGCGCTGGAACGTGGAATACGACGAAACTCAGTCCATCGGTAAGCGTTACCGCCGTCAGGACGAACTGGGTACTCCGTTCTGCGTCACCGTCGACTTCGACACCGTTGGCGAAGGCGAATCTGATCCGGCAAAGCTTGGCTACGTTACCGTCCGTGAACGTGACTCCATGCAGCAGGAACTGGTGAAGATCGACGAACTGGAAGCATACCTGGCTGCAAAGCTGGGCTGTTAAAGAGACGCAGGGGAAAACCTAAGTTTTTCCCCTAGACTCCTTTCCTTTACTGCAAGGCTACTCGCGAGGGTGGCCTTCTTTTTTCTCTTGATTTTCGATTTTTCTGCGAAAATGGACTCCATGAACACAAAAAAGAGAAATTTGGAGTCCATTTTATATAATTTCCGCCAGTTGATTGTATATTAAGCTCCATGAACAATCCGAAAATTAATCGCCTTATCGGCTACGTTATTTTGGTCATTGGCTTTTTCC
This window of the Fibrobacter sp. genome carries:
- a CDS encoding heavy metal translocating P-type ATPase; translated protein: MMKFKIRGMSCAACVARVEKAVNSIDGVSECAVSLLTNSMTVEGSVSVDDVKKAVSQAGYEACEINVQGSGKKVGESVSEASLDESEIKALKRRLLTSLFFLVPLLYFSMGHMLWNWPLPIWFTEPDMNHVAMGLVQLLLSGIVLVINQKFFVNGFKGLLNRSPNMDSLVALGSGASFIYSVAILFMMTRGQMMEGSRGAEIWMDHFYFEGAATIVTLITVGKLLEAISKGKTTTALVSLMKLSPKTATILVDGVEKVVPVEELAVDDLFVVKPGESIPVDGVVLEGFSAVNESALTGESLPVEKSVGDSVCSATMNLSGFLKCRAVRVGNDTTLSQIIQLVSDAAATKAPISRIADKVAGVFVPAVIGVALVTFVVWNLVGAEFGFALARAIAVLVISCPCALGLATPVAIMVGNGMGARNGILFKSSAALEITGRTEIVALDKTGTITKGEPKVTDMMPAQISVDELLQVAKALERHSEHPLAKAIMDCPYSDGLVEKSGFEVNQFENLPGNGLKGFLQVDSGRSEEVLAGSLAFITKKVNVPAKFRTAANDLSEKGKTPLLFSRDGKFLGIIAVMDTLKDDSRQAIEELKGMGVHVVMLTGDNRRTANAIAEQAGVDEVVAGVTPEGKEGVIQKLREWGKVTMVGDGINDAPALTRADVGIAIGAGSDIAIDAADVVLVRNSLLDVPGAIRLSRATIRNIHENLFWAFIYNVIGIPLAAGCYYKLFGWSLNASFAALAMSLSSFCVVSNALRLNWVKVKCSRKDKKIGKAFPKCILPVDSVEENAEVVETEVESGIATERDFATERTFKVEGMMCSHCEGEVRKALEAITGVVSARADHRAASVCVTFCENVPLDTIKEAVIKAGYEFLG
- a CDS encoding chloride channel protein, which encodes MSQFIKRFNKFLVVNGYMPKIFLAAWIGFVTGLVAVAFHYSLGLATHLVRIPWTGENALPWWTFAIMPAIGGLIVGVIIYVIAKAPETAGQGTDNMIKSFHHEGGKIRKRVAPVKFLTSIITLATGGSAGYEGPISQIGSGVASTVCHGFKMPQSLRRQFTLAGTAAGLGSIFKAPLAGALTSVEVLYREDFESNAFATSIVSSVVAFTVYIAFVGTEPAIAGVPVFPFANTVELICCALLGILCFPFSYLYVRCYSESETRFARWNVPNWIKPAIGGLMISVIVLAYPEVAGGGFEFIGEVMGAMMPHSIWGVLLLLGIVLAKIVATGLTVGSGGSGGVFGPSLFIGGVLGAAFAGACELIAPDAIREPEMFILVGMAAFFAGAAKAPIAGVVMVCEMTGSYSLLPGLLIAAVMHIAFSRPWSIYKSQVQNKFASPAHRGDMDVDVLRVTAVGDVIEHCEMKTLRAEDSLGDVLKDIEVDYVYPVYEGTSRTPAGLSVAHEQTGNYIGLLDMSIVKNAYISSPDLIQHLLISDCTVKAPMLIDTMDLHSALNIFIRTSINELCVKNHKGEVIGVLSHSAIFKAYDKIVKQEIA
- a CDS encoding tRNA-dihydrouridine synthase family protein; translation: MSRKILPVHFAPLQGFTECAYRQAHFLYAGGISAYYTPFLRVEKGEARAKELRDLQQDLDFIKSRQTNTCHCENQAYNTSDEEAPRFYNVVPQVICRDTSEFCILVDAIQKLKQDCGFAPDEVFPQIDINMGCPFPMQAKSGRGSGLLPRVEIVREILEEVTNRAPLKFSIKMRLGYTSPEECLALLPLLNEATLTHITMHPRLGVQQYKGALDFDAFQRFYEGCKHPVIFNGDITCIKDIQAIADRFPNLKGIMIGRGLLANPALATQYQSKETSDSAPLQALLKIHNSILEDYRKRLQGDAQVLDKIRPFWTYAVEAAQDPSRGQSDIPKRTIKKIAKARNLSDYLNAVKELG
- a CDS encoding peptidoglycan DD-metalloendopeptidase family protein, which encodes MNLKTIVTLCILPLTLWANDTQAIPQMTNTEPQVTEVKTIAEIAKPDSITESEFSGNPAIDSVDAGNIDAPASEIAASPITENAVAATDTESVVQEGSNQNVVDSQKTDEVAIAESEADSTEADDEKEMSQEEADAELAAAMGPADSSATDNSSKLVLDMTKAVIPTESRRIAGPYGIRTYRMHRGVDLGLCHGEDRTIVAAFPGKVKLVRNQGRRRGYGKYVIIDHGNGLTTLYAHLASWKVNIGDEVQAGDTIGIGGNTGRSFGAHLHFEMKYNGVYIDPTTVFNFQEGTYLAANTEIEQSQIQAVEDEYQKELSKHRYYKVRRGDCLGKIARKYGISITRLKQLNKIKGNMIRPGQVLRCS
- a CDS encoding glycine--tRNA ligase translates to MAKKVQDALKDIISLCKRRGFIFPGSEIYDGLANTWDYGPYGVELKRNIKNLWWKKFVTSRKDVLGLDSSILLNPRVWKASGHVGNFSDPLVDCLACHERFRADHLLEEKLGDGCCAGKNFDQIAEMMVENKIECPSCGKTEFTKPRAFNLMFQTEIGVIEGEGNKVYLRPETAQGIFVDFKNIVDNVRPRIPFGVGQIGKSFRNEITPGNFIFRTREFEQMELEFFCEPGTELDWYNFWRKYCFNWLIKDLGVNESKLRLREHAKEELSHYSNGTTDVEYEFPFGWGELWGIASRTNFDLTAHQNESKVKQEYNDQVNNKRYVPYVVEPSLGVERLLLVLLCDAYEVQKLENDERTVLHFDPKVAPVKVAVLPLVKKGQVKAKAEELYEQLLQRWNVEYDETQSIGKRYRRQDELGTPFCVTVDFDTVGEGESDPAKLGYVTVRERDSMQQELVKIDELEAYLAAKLGC